One window of Vicinamibacterales bacterium genomic DNA carries:
- a CDS encoding S24 family peptidase has translation MRRPPTRRRDDVGEAADDRVTPLDTAAPALLAVALRAFGTVRLRALGGSMEPAIRSRDILLVSGCRVADLRLGDIVLYARDGHLIAHRLIDVGIRADKRALVTRGDALWAADLPFDAGDLLGRVIAVGRRSLFRAPAGRTRLARVRGLVTSEWTALRVRL, from the coding sequence GTGAGGCGTCCGCCCACCCGGCGGCGCGACGACGTGGGCGAGGCAGCGGACGACCGCGTGACACCGCTCGACACCGCCGCCCCAGCCCTGCTGGCGGTCGCGCTGCGAGCGTTCGGGACGGTGCGTCTGCGGGCGCTCGGCGGCAGCATGGAGCCGGCCATCCGTTCGCGCGACATCCTCCTCGTCTCCGGCTGCCGCGTCGCTGATCTCCGGCTGGGTGACATCGTGCTGTATGCGCGGGACGGACACCTGATTGCCCATCGTCTGATCGACGTCGGTATCCGGGCGGACAAACGCGCGCTCGTCACACGCGGTGACGCGCTCTGGGCGGCCGACCTGCCGTTCGACGCGGGCGATCTGCTGGGCCGAGTCATCGCGGTCGGCCGTCGCAGCCTGTTTCGCGCACCGGCCGGCCGCACGCGGCTGGCGCGCGTCCGCGGGCTCGTCACCAGCGAATGGACGGCCCTGCGAGTGCGCCT